One Cydia splendana chromosome 21, ilCydSple1.2, whole genome shotgun sequence genomic region harbors:
- the LOC134801235 gene encoding H/ACA ribonucleoprotein complex subunit 2-like protein, translating to MGKVKQEPVEQEDMDTSVKADPQSYDDKVDHCSVIAKPMAPKKLSKKIYKLIKKSSGHKNYIRNGLKIVQKQLRLGEKGMVFFAGDISPIEIMCHLPAVCEEKDVPYCYTPSRKDIGAAMGTMRGCIMVLVKEHEEYKDLYDEVRSEIKLLGHPL from the exons ATGGGCAAAGTAAAGCAAGAACCAGTAGAACAAGAGGACATGGACACCAGTGTGAAGGCGGACCCTCAAAGTTACGATGACAAGGTTGACCACTGTAGCGTCATTGCGAAGCCTATGGCACCGAAGAAATTGAGCAAAAAGATATACAAGCTCATCAAAAAATCCAGCGGACATAAGAATTATATTAGAAACGGGCTTAAAATTGTGCAAAAGCAACTTCGTCTTGGTGAAAAAGG CATGGTCTTCTTTGCTGGTGACATATCTCCAATCGAGATCATGTGCCACCTCCCCGCCGTCTGTGAAGAGAAGGACGTCCCCTACTGTTACACCCCGAGCCGCAAGGACATCGGAGCCGCCATGGGCACCATGCGAGGCTGCATCATGGTCCTCGTGAAGGAACACGAGGAATACAAAGATTTGTATGATGAAGTGAGGAGTGAAATAAAGCTGCTTGGACATCCATTATAA